In Vespula vulgaris chromosome 7, iyVesVulg1.1, whole genome shotgun sequence, a single window of DNA contains:
- the LOC127065440 gene encoding uncharacterized protein LOC127065440 isoform X6, with translation MSTPSKFHNTELEMTLLSTPMPKASSTVQRKSTLEDKYLDRNFKNENFASSSLRGNNMLLKSDDSSLGILNNISTLLGETSGVNDKQKRESDGLNAEQELARKLLRKCSNFKDHDGNSSTYNNENKLKQQNSTQTLCVEGASNSVVFEPKEITARSSEMSKSAEKNVSSFSPKSTGGISFDATTAELMELFNNEEFQSVSQMTNHLLADESSWKQNCSYDLPLATSSEKEYLDLSCFSGIIGELDLSVESNAGRKVSIGEFFKRKCGNIGDLSNDIVERPTLGLSINSPKKKNRLIPLVDSTIADGSLTFREKEQTHLTNSTKDIEEQSIMSLSSIAQALQEIDNCTPRRLVDQLIMAKKKRKEFQLEKNDDKGNTYTLLPSSRCSMPATPSALNIKDDNKSSKLSLDSKTINKTLENKATLPRMLSFTSDLDLHTKDTLENIPRRKSLKKEETEKSSASLQQQGTDEIKLSDIQSIFKDNKFSLPEMKSNKSGMERKESFKQENISYTSKMDYSVAQKLTTTGQSNLETMSQLHDIIVSRNSQEICSCIVGISREADIALTNTSDRWIICSLGTFQLQGNKQNIILHLPKDTILIKPNSTQSVKIGVKITKKSNPAIVILNIITTDMVTRKESIIKHMIYVESEELQVNVLTPFKKAELNFGNIIENTMETLSITLQNKNNMVLPIILSIVHDGPKVFNINNLQDGFTHELKPREQFTAVVQCEGVSSLLASAESLKNQLISIEAKLLIQVDNKKDDAVMIKEVPLYVKIGSCKIQVVDTELPIEIPRKQTKSLNIVNTGELPLSITAFIVQDEKSSNRIEDFSVKPETLILKRNATDRFLITFKPRCSDTHDRHVKIKLSIGNNTYYYSVIGQQNVEAENESYLRCETPQQTSDAVSPSSPHSMLSSRSGRNSPISSISGSTVAGDKIPIKSTHAALVWGSVKPSKSDTKEFTIRNISDNRIKLQVQISDKNNSFLFLKDHQTISPNIVLVLHRMESRTLSVVFCPRHVGAATGKIIFKHYEIKKEENKSRPSKAILLYGYGGFGRVIISEIFKDINGKMWLPLGKLNSGEILNAKIKLENIGDLYSYAKVKLIPKAIYPSMVSSWQVNPTELLLEPKETQWVTLEFQPRKEDLILLRQRSDVCHVGTINIIYGDEPTRWRIRRLYNKIKNAGDLNGGESEPFRNIVYPLCKVFPGEQLMPDLNLINDTIQNLSDLCHGVRQHEIILTVETNADETLSMIHDSADESQMFYSLYSDNSHVDVESSGKSFLPSETIIGGCEVNVRHELFDDYFTVSPNVVNLIPSIKNEAIITILSSSRVAQPYETVLSNTDVLSIVPAEGMIPAGKGFPLKIKCKQKVQRNLEATLEIYTENHRQDVKIKVAVVQQ, from the exons atgtCAACCCCGTCCAAATTTCATAATACTGAATTGGAGATGACATTATTGAGCACTCCTATGCCAAAGGCTTCATCAACAGTACAAAGAAAGTCtac ACTCGAAGACAAATATCTTGATaggaattttaaaaatgagaactttgcatcttcttctttacgtggcaataatatgttattaaaGTCGGATGATTCTTCGCTAGGTATTCTTAACAATATATCAACTC taTTAGGAGAAACAAGTGGAGTaaatgataaacaaaaaagagaatctGATGGATTGAATGCTGAACAAGAACTTGCTAGGAAGTTACTTAGAAAATGTAGCAATTTTAAAG ATCATGATGGTAATTCTTCTACATACAATAATGAGAACAAGTTGAAACAACAGAATAGTACACAAACATTATGTGTTGAAGGTGCCTCAAACAGT GTTGTATTTGAACCTAAAGAAATAACAGCCCGTTCTTCAGAAATGAGTAAAAGTGCAGAGAAAAATGTATCTTCGTTCTCTCCAAAAAGTACAGGAGGAATTAGTTTTGATGCAACAACTGCCGAGCTGATGGAACTATTTAACAATGAAGAATTTCAGTCTGTTTCTCAAATGACCAATCATCTGTTAGCTGATGAATCTTCCTGGAAACAAAATTGTTCTTATGATCTTCCTTTGGCAACTAgttcagaaaaagaatatttagaTTTATCATGCTTTTCTGGTATTATTGGAGAATTGGATCTATCAGTAga ATCTAATGCTGGACGTAAAGTATCTATTggtgaatttttcaaaaggaaGTGTGGAAATATTGGAGACTTGTCAAATGATATTGTGGAAAGACCAACTTTAGGATTGTCTATCAACAgccctaaaaagaaaaacagattaATACCTTTAGTTGATTCAACCATTGCAGATG GATCCTTGACATTCAGAGAGAAGGAGCAAACTCATCTTACAAATTCAACAAAAGATATAGAAGAGCAGAGTATTATGAGTTTAAGTAGTATTGCTCAAGCATTACAAGAAATCGATAATTGTACTCCACGAAGATTAGTAGACCAACTTATAatggcaaaaaagaaaagaaaagagtttcaattagaaaaaaatgatgacaAAGGCAACACATATACGCTTTTACCTTCAAGCAGATGTTCTATGCCTGCAACTCCGAGTGCTCTTAATAttaaagatgataataaatcATCTAAACTTTCACTGGATAGTAAAAccattaataaaacattagaaaataaagCAACTTTGCCAAGAATGTTATCATTTACATCTGACTTAGATTTACATACTAAAGATACTTTGGAAAATATTCCTCGAAGAAAGtcattaaagaaagaagagactgAAAAGAGTTCAGCAAGTCTCCAACAGCAAGGTACTG atgaaataaaattatcagatATACAGtcgatttttaaagataataagtTTTCTCTTCCCGAAATGAAGTCTAATAAATCaggaatggaaagaaaagaatcgttcAAACAAGAAAACATCTCATATACATCTAAGATGGACTATAGTGTTGCTCAAAAATTGACAACTACAGGACAGTCAAACTTGGAAACAATGTCTCAGTTACATG ATATCATTGTTAGCAGAAATAGTCAAGAGATCTGCAGTTGCATCGTTGGTATATCAAGAGAAGCAGATATTGCATTAACAAATACAAGCGATAGATGGATAATTTGCTCATTAGGTACATTCCAATTACAAGGAAATAagcaaaatataatacttcatTTGCCCAAAGATACAATTCTTATAAAACCGAATTCAACTCAATCTGTCAAg attggtgtaaaaataacgaagaaaagtaatcctgcaatagtaatattaaatataataacgacTGATATGGtaacaagaaaagaatcaaTAATTAAACACATGATTTATGTTGAATCAGAAGAACTTCAAGTAAATGTATTAACACCTTTTAAAAAGGCAGAACTTAATTTTGGTAACATTATTGAAAATACTATGGAAACTTTATCTATtacattacaaaataaaaataatatggtTCTCCCTATAATACTATCTATTGTACAt GATGGTCCAAAAGtttttaacataaataatttacaagatGGTTTTACACATGAACTTAAGCCTCGAGAACAATTTACTGCTGTTGTGCAATGTGAGGGGGTCTCATCATTATTAGCTTCAG cagaatcattaaaaaatcaattgatCAGCATAGAAGCTAAACTATTAATACAAgtagataacaaaaaagatgATGCTGTAATGATAAAAGAAGTACCATTGTACGTAAAAATAGGTTCATGTAAAATACAAGTTGTTGATACTGAATTACCTATAGAGATTCCCAGGAAACAAACCAAATctttaaatattgttaatacaGGAGAATTGCCTCTTTCAATAACAGCATTCATAGTGCAAGATGAAAAGTCTTCAAATCGTATTGAAGATTTTTCTGTTAAACCTGAAACTTTAATATTAAAGCGTAATGCAACAGAcagatttttaataacatttaaacCACGTTGCTCTGATACTCATGATAG ACATGTTAAAATTAAACTATCTATTGGtaataatacttattattattctgtaATCGGACAACAAAATGTTGAAGCAGAAAACGAAAGTTATTTACGATGTGAAACACCACAACAAACTTCTGATGCTGTTTCTCCAAGTTCACCACATAGCATGTTATCCAGCAG ATCTGGAAGAAATTCTCCAATCAGTTCAATATCTGGCTCCACTGTTGCTGGGGATAAAATACCTATTAAATCAACACATGCTGCCTTAGTATGGGGTTCTGTAAAGCCAAGTAAAAGTGATACTAAAGAATTCACCATTCGTAATATAAGTGATAACAGAATAAAACTTCAAGTTCAGATATCCGacaaaaataatagttttctG tttCTTAAAGATCATCAGACAATAAGTCCAAATATCGTGCTAGTGCTGCATCGTATGGAAAGTAGAACACTTTCTGTTGTATTTTGTCCACGTCATGTTGGCGCAGCTActggaaaaattatttttaagcattatgaaatcaaaaaagaagaaaacaaatcacGTCCCTCAAAAGCa atattattatatggtTATGGTGGTTTTGGCAGAGTCAttatttctgaaatatttaaGGATATTAACGGTAAAATGTGGTTGCCTCTTGGTAAATTAAATTCTGGCGAAATTTTAAATGCTAAAatcaaattagaaaatattggtGATCTATATTCATATGCTAAAGTCAAGTTAATACCAAAAg CTATTTACCCTTCCATGGTTTCTAGTTGGCAAGTAAATCCAACAGAACTCTTACTGGAACCAAAAGAAACTCAGTGGGTTACATTAGAGTTTCAACCAAGAAAAGAAGACTTAATATTATTGCGACAACGTTCTGATGTATGTCACGTAGGgactataaatattatttatggtGATGAGCCGACACGTTGGCGAATACgtcgattatataataaaataaagaatgcaGGTGATTTAAATGGAGGTGAAAGTGAACCATTTAGGAATATAGTTTATCCACTCTGCAAGGTTTTTCCTGGAGAACAATTAATGCCAgatttaaatttgattaatgATACAATA CAAAATCTTAGTGATTTATGTCATGGAGTACGTCaacatgaaataatattaactgTGGAGACCAATGCAGATGAGACATTATCTATGATTCATGATAGTGCAGATGAATCACAGAtgttttattctctttatagTGACAATAGCCATGTGGATGTAGAATCAAGTGGAAAAAGTTTTTTACCTTCAGA GACAATAATAGGAGGCTGTGAAGTAAATGTACGTCATGAACTATTTGATGATTATTTTACTGTATCTCCGAATGTTGTGAACTTAATCCcttcaataaaaaatgaagcaaTTATAACTATTTTAAGTTCAAGCAGAGTAGCACAACCATATGAAACTGTTTTATCAAACACAGATGTACTTAGTATAGTACCAGCTGAGGGTATGATACCAGCTGGTAAAGGATTTcctttaaaaatcaaatgcAAACAGAAAGTTCAACGTAATTTAGAAGCTACGCTTGAAATATACACTGAAAATCATAGACAAGATGTAAAGATAAAAGTAGCTGTTGTACAGCAATAA
- the LOC127065440 gene encoding uncharacterized protein LOC127065440 isoform X4, producing the protein MSTPSKFHNTELEMTLLSTPMPKASSTVQRKSTLEDKYLDRNFKNENFASSSLRGNNMLLKSDDSSLVLGETSGVNDKQKRESDGLNAEQELARKLLRKCSNFKGLTFSSDANKKDDVNIETLTKYFNPSDHDGNSSTYNNENKLKQQNSTQTLCVEGASNSVVFEPKEITARSSEMSKSAEKNVSSFSPKSTGGISFDATTAELMELFNNEEFQSVSQMTNHLLADESSWKQNCSYDLPLATSSEKEYLDLSCFSGIIGELDLSVESNAGRKVSIGEFFKRKCGNIGDLSNDIVERPTLGLSINSPKKKNRLIPLVDSTIADGSLTFREKEQTHLTNSTKDIEEQSIMSLSSIAQALQEIDNCTPRRLVDQLIMAKKKRKEFQLEKNDDKGNTYTLLPSSRCSMPATPSALNIKDDNKSSKLSLDSKTINKTLENKATLPRMLSFTSDLDLHTKDTLENIPRRKSLKKEETEKSSASLQQQGTDEIKLSDIQSIFKDNKFSLPEMKSNKSGMERKESFKQENISYTSKMDYSVAQKLTTTGQSNLETMSQLHDIIVSRNSQEICSCIVGISREADIALTNTSDRWIICSLGTFQLQGNKQNIILHLPKDTILIKPNSTQSVKIGVKITKKSNPAIVILNIITTDMVTRKESIIKHMIYVESEELQVNVLTPFKKAELNFGNIIENTMETLSITLQNKNNMVLPIILSIVHDGPKVFNINNLQDGFTHELKPREQFTAVVQCEGVSSLLASAESLKNQLISIEAKLLIQVDNKKDDAVMIKEVPLYVKIGSCKIQVVDTELPIEIPRKQTKSLNIVNTGELPLSITAFIVQDEKSSNRIEDFSVKPETLILKRNATDRFLITFKPRCSDTHDRHVKIKLSIGNNTYYYSVIGQQNVEAENESYLRCETPQQTSDAVSPSSPHSMLSSRSGRNSPISSISGSTVAGDKIPIKSTHAALVWGSVKPSKSDTKEFTIRNISDNRIKLQVQISDKNNSFLFLKDHQTISPNIVLVLHRMESRTLSVVFCPRHVGAATGKIIFKHYEIKKEENKSRPSKAILLYGYGGFGRVIISEIFKDINGKMWLPLGKLNSGEILNAKIKLENIGDLYSYAKVKLIPKAIYPSMVSSWQVNPTELLLEPKETQWVTLEFQPRKEDLILLRQRSDVCHVGTINIIYGDEPTRWRIRRLYNKIKNAGDLNGGESEPFRNIVYPLCKVFPGEQLMPDLNLINDTIQNLSDLCHGVRQHEIILTVETNADETLSMIHDSADESQMFYSLYSDNSHVDVESSGKSFLPSETIIGGCEVNVRHELFDDYFTVSPNVVNLIPSIKNEAIITILSSSRVAQPYETVLSNTDVLSIVPAEGMIPAGKGFPLKIKCKQKVQRNLEATLEIYTENHRQDVKIKVAVVQQ; encoded by the exons atgtCAACCCCGTCCAAATTTCATAATACTGAATTGGAGATGACATTATTGAGCACTCCTATGCCAAAGGCTTCATCAACAGTACAAAGAAAGTCtac ACTCGAAGACAAATATCTTGATaggaattttaaaaatgagaactttgcatcttcttctttacgtggcaataatatgttattaaaGTCGGATGATTCTTCGCTAG taTTAGGAGAAACAAGTGGAGTaaatgataaacaaaaaagagaatctGATGGATTGAATGCTGAACAAGAACTTGCTAGGAAGTTACTTAGAAAATGTAGCAATTTTAAAGgtttaacattttcttctg ATGCTAATAAAAAGGATGATGTCAATATTGAAACTTTAACAAAGTATTTTAATCCCTCAGATCATGATGGTAATTCTTCTACATACAATAATGAGAACAAGTTGAAACAACAGAATAGTACACAAACATTATGTGTTGAAGGTGCCTCAAACAGT GTTGTATTTGAACCTAAAGAAATAACAGCCCGTTCTTCAGAAATGAGTAAAAGTGCAGAGAAAAATGTATCTTCGTTCTCTCCAAAAAGTACAGGAGGAATTAGTTTTGATGCAACAACTGCCGAGCTGATGGAACTATTTAACAATGAAGAATTTCAGTCTGTTTCTCAAATGACCAATCATCTGTTAGCTGATGAATCTTCCTGGAAACAAAATTGTTCTTATGATCTTCCTTTGGCAACTAgttcagaaaaagaatatttagaTTTATCATGCTTTTCTGGTATTATTGGAGAATTGGATCTATCAGTAga ATCTAATGCTGGACGTAAAGTATCTATTggtgaatttttcaaaaggaaGTGTGGAAATATTGGAGACTTGTCAAATGATATTGTGGAAAGACCAACTTTAGGATTGTCTATCAACAgccctaaaaagaaaaacagattaATACCTTTAGTTGATTCAACCATTGCAGATG GATCCTTGACATTCAGAGAGAAGGAGCAAACTCATCTTACAAATTCAACAAAAGATATAGAAGAGCAGAGTATTATGAGTTTAAGTAGTATTGCTCAAGCATTACAAGAAATCGATAATTGTACTCCACGAAGATTAGTAGACCAACTTATAatggcaaaaaagaaaagaaaagagtttcaattagaaaaaaatgatgacaAAGGCAACACATATACGCTTTTACCTTCAAGCAGATGTTCTATGCCTGCAACTCCGAGTGCTCTTAATAttaaagatgataataaatcATCTAAACTTTCACTGGATAGTAAAAccattaataaaacattagaaaataaagCAACTTTGCCAAGAATGTTATCATTTACATCTGACTTAGATTTACATACTAAAGATACTTTGGAAAATATTCCTCGAAGAAAGtcattaaagaaagaagagactgAAAAGAGTTCAGCAAGTCTCCAACAGCAAGGTACTG atgaaataaaattatcagatATACAGtcgatttttaaagataataagtTTTCTCTTCCCGAAATGAAGTCTAATAAATCaggaatggaaagaaaagaatcgttcAAACAAGAAAACATCTCATATACATCTAAGATGGACTATAGTGTTGCTCAAAAATTGACAACTACAGGACAGTCAAACTTGGAAACAATGTCTCAGTTACATG ATATCATTGTTAGCAGAAATAGTCAAGAGATCTGCAGTTGCATCGTTGGTATATCAAGAGAAGCAGATATTGCATTAACAAATACAAGCGATAGATGGATAATTTGCTCATTAGGTACATTCCAATTACAAGGAAATAagcaaaatataatacttcatTTGCCCAAAGATACAATTCTTATAAAACCGAATTCAACTCAATCTGTCAAg attggtgtaaaaataacgaagaaaagtaatcctgcaatagtaatattaaatataataacgacTGATATGGtaacaagaaaagaatcaaTAATTAAACACATGATTTATGTTGAATCAGAAGAACTTCAAGTAAATGTATTAACACCTTTTAAAAAGGCAGAACTTAATTTTGGTAACATTATTGAAAATACTATGGAAACTTTATCTATtacattacaaaataaaaataatatggtTCTCCCTATAATACTATCTATTGTACAt GATGGTCCAAAAGtttttaacataaataatttacaagatGGTTTTACACATGAACTTAAGCCTCGAGAACAATTTACTGCTGTTGTGCAATGTGAGGGGGTCTCATCATTATTAGCTTCAG cagaatcattaaaaaatcaattgatCAGCATAGAAGCTAAACTATTAATACAAgtagataacaaaaaagatgATGCTGTAATGATAAAAGAAGTACCATTGTACGTAAAAATAGGTTCATGTAAAATACAAGTTGTTGATACTGAATTACCTATAGAGATTCCCAGGAAACAAACCAAATctttaaatattgttaatacaGGAGAATTGCCTCTTTCAATAACAGCATTCATAGTGCAAGATGAAAAGTCTTCAAATCGTATTGAAGATTTTTCTGTTAAACCTGAAACTTTAATATTAAAGCGTAATGCAACAGAcagatttttaataacatttaaacCACGTTGCTCTGATACTCATGATAG ACATGTTAAAATTAAACTATCTATTGGtaataatacttattattattctgtaATCGGACAACAAAATGTTGAAGCAGAAAACGAAAGTTATTTACGATGTGAAACACCACAACAAACTTCTGATGCTGTTTCTCCAAGTTCACCACATAGCATGTTATCCAGCAG ATCTGGAAGAAATTCTCCAATCAGTTCAATATCTGGCTCCACTGTTGCTGGGGATAAAATACCTATTAAATCAACACATGCTGCCTTAGTATGGGGTTCTGTAAAGCCAAGTAAAAGTGATACTAAAGAATTCACCATTCGTAATATAAGTGATAACAGAATAAAACTTCAAGTTCAGATATCCGacaaaaataatagttttctG tttCTTAAAGATCATCAGACAATAAGTCCAAATATCGTGCTAGTGCTGCATCGTATGGAAAGTAGAACACTTTCTGTTGTATTTTGTCCACGTCATGTTGGCGCAGCTActggaaaaattatttttaagcattatgaaatcaaaaaagaagaaaacaaatcacGTCCCTCAAAAGCa atattattatatggtTATGGTGGTTTTGGCAGAGTCAttatttctgaaatatttaaGGATATTAACGGTAAAATGTGGTTGCCTCTTGGTAAATTAAATTCTGGCGAAATTTTAAATGCTAAAatcaaattagaaaatattggtGATCTATATTCATATGCTAAAGTCAAGTTAATACCAAAAg CTATTTACCCTTCCATGGTTTCTAGTTGGCAAGTAAATCCAACAGAACTCTTACTGGAACCAAAAGAAACTCAGTGGGTTACATTAGAGTTTCAACCAAGAAAAGAAGACTTAATATTATTGCGACAACGTTCTGATGTATGTCACGTAGGgactataaatattatttatggtGATGAGCCGACACGTTGGCGAATACgtcgattatataataaaataaagaatgcaGGTGATTTAAATGGAGGTGAAAGTGAACCATTTAGGAATATAGTTTATCCACTCTGCAAGGTTTTTCCTGGAGAACAATTAATGCCAgatttaaatttgattaatgATACAATA CAAAATCTTAGTGATTTATGTCATGGAGTACGTCaacatgaaataatattaactgTGGAGACCAATGCAGATGAGACATTATCTATGATTCATGATAGTGCAGATGAATCACAGAtgttttattctctttatagTGACAATAGCCATGTGGATGTAGAATCAAGTGGAAAAAGTTTTTTACCTTCAGA GACAATAATAGGAGGCTGTGAAGTAAATGTACGTCATGAACTATTTGATGATTATTTTACTGTATCTCCGAATGTTGTGAACTTAATCCcttcaataaaaaatgaagcaaTTATAACTATTTTAAGTTCAAGCAGAGTAGCACAACCATATGAAACTGTTTTATCAAACACAGATGTACTTAGTATAGTACCAGCTGAGGGTATGATACCAGCTGGTAAAGGATTTcctttaaaaatcaaatgcAAACAGAAAGTTCAACGTAATTTAGAAGCTACGCTTGAAATATACACTGAAAATCATAGACAAGATGTAAAGATAAAAGTAGCTGTTGTACAGCAATAA